The sequence ACCGGCTCCTTCCGCAAGCACGCGCCGATGCTCGCCGACGGGCACCTCGGCACCGGGCGGTTCGGCGGCGCCCCCGCCTATCCGGCCGCCCCCTCCGGCGTGCCCGGGCGGGTCCCGGTCCAGCGGGGCGCCCGCAGCACCACCTCGCTCAGCGAGCTGCTGCCCGCCACCGCCCCCGGGGTACTCGTCCCCGACCTGCCGGTACTGGCCACCGACGGCACCCCGGACCGGTTGCACTCCCGGCTCGGGGCGGGCTTCCTGCTGCTGCTGGTCGCGCCCGGCACCGCCGTGTGGTCCGCGGAGCGCTGGCTGGGCGCCGGGCTGATGCCCCGGCTGGCCGAGGTCGCCGCCGCGCTGCCGGTGCCCGCCGAGGTCCTGGTCACCGAGGCCTATCCGGGCGCCGGCCCGCACACCGTGCTGCTGATCCGGCCCGACGGCCATCTGGTCGGGGTGACCCAGGGTGCGGCGGCGGAGGACCTCCAGGCGCTGGCCGACGGGGCCAGGGGCGGTCCGGCCTCGCTCACCGGCGGGCCCGACCAGGAGGCACCGGCCCCGGAGCCGGCGGGACCCGGCGCCACGGCCGCCGGTACCGCGTCTCCCGCTGCCGCGGCCACCGGTGCCACAGCCGGCGGCACCACGGCCACCGGCGCCACGGCCACCGGCCCGGTCACCGCTGCTCCGGCCACCACGCCGACCGCCGCCCCGACCGCCGAGCAGGCCCCGCCGGTCCGCCCGTCCGGGCGCTGACCGGGCGGCCCGACCGGGCCCGGCGGCCGGACGGCCCGACCGCCGGATCCACCCGGTCGGCTACCGGGCCACCTCGGTCGCCCGGCTCTCGCGGACCACGGTGACCCGAATCTGGCCCGGATAGGTCAGCTCCTCGGCGACCTGCTTGGCGACCTCGCGGGCGATCACCTGCGCCCCGAGGTCGTCCACCACCTCCGGCCGGACCATCACCCGCACCTCCCGGCCGGCCTGCATCGCGTAGACGGTGGCCACGCCGTCGTGCGCCCGGGCGATCTCCTCCAACCGCTCCAGCCGCCGCACGTACGCCTCCAGCGACTCCTTGCGGGCCCCCGGCCGCGCGCCCGAGCAGGCGTCGGCGGCCTGGGTGAGCACCGCCTCCACCGTGCGGGGCTCCACCTCCCCGTGGTGCGCGGCGATCGCGTGCACCACGTCCGCCGACTCGCCGAACCGCCGGGCCAGGTCGGCGCCGATCGCCGCGTGGCTGCCCTCGACCTCGTGGGTCAGCGCCTTGCCGATGTCGTGCAGCAGCGCCGCGCGCCGCACCGGCTCCGGGTCCACCCCGAGTTCGGCGGCCATCATCCCGGCCAGGTGCGCCGACTCCACCAGGTGGCCGAGCACGTTCTGCCCGTACGAGGCCCGGTAGCGCAGGGTGCCGAGGGTCCGGACCAGCTCCGGGTCCATGGCGCCGACCCGGACGGCGAGCAGCGCGTCCTCACCGGCCCGCACACAGCGGCGCTCGACCTCGACCCGGCTGCGCTCGTGCTCGTGCTCGATCCGCAGAGGGTGGATCCGGCCGTCCTCCACCAGGTGCTCCAGGGTGAGCCGGGCAGTCTCCCGGCGGACCGGGTCGAAGCAGGAGAGCTGCACCACCGAGGGGGTGTCGTCGATGATCAGATTGACGCCGGTGACGGCCTCGAAGGTCCGGATGTTGCGGCCCTCGCGCCCGATCACCCGGCCCTTCATCTCCTCGTTGGGCAACCGGAACACCGACACCGCGGTCTCGGCGGTCTGTTCCGCCGCCAGCCGCTGGATCGCCCCGGCCAGGATGCCCCGGGCCCGCTGCTCGCCCTCCTCGCGGGCGGCGCGCTCGATCTCCCGGACGGCGACCGCCGCCTCCCGGCGGGCCTCCGACTCGGCCTCCCGGACGAGTTCGGCGCGGGCCTCGGCGGCGGAGAGCCCGGCGGTCCGCTCCAGCTCGACCGCCCGGCGCCGGAGGAGTTCCCCGGCCTCCGCCGAGGCGCGGGCCAACGCGGCCGAGCGCTGGGCGAGTTCGTCCTCGCGGGTACGGAGCCGGTCGAACTCCCCGGCCAGCCGCTCCTCGCGCCGGTCGAGTTCGGCCCGCAGCCGGTCGGCCCGCTGCTCGGTCTGCTGCCGGGCCCGTTCGGCCGCCGCGGCGGCGCGACGACGCGCGACCCTCGACCGCCGGACCAGTAGCCACGCTGTCGCCAGGACCACCAGCAGGACGGCCGCCGCAAGGGAAGCGGCCGATCCGGCGCTCACCGCGATCCTCATGCTGCCCACTCCCCGTCCCGCCGCGGCACACCGCCCGGGACCACCGCGCGGCCGCCCGGAACCGCCCGGTCACAGGCATGGCCGGGCGTACGGCCGGGGCGGCCGAGGAACGGTCGACGTGCTCCCGCACTGAGTGCGAGGCTAAGCGCGGGTTACGAAACGGTCAAGACTGGCCAGGCAGTTGACCAACCCTCCGGTAACACTCGGGGCGGACCGGGCCGACCCGACCGGCCTCACCGAGCGGAGCCCTCAGGAGCAGCCGGGCCGGACTCAGTCCTCGTAGCCGTCGCCCTCGTCGCCGTACTCGTCCTCGTCCTCGGCGCCCTCCGCGTCCAGGGCGTCGCGGACCACCCGGAAGGCCAGGCCCTCGGAGTAACCGCGCCGGGCGAGCAGCCCGACCAGTCGGCGGGTGCGGGTCTGCCGCTCCAGGCCCCGGGTGGCCCGCAGCCGCCGGTCGACCAGGGCCCGGGCCGCCTCGGCCTCGTCGTCGTGGTCGAGCTGGGCCAGGGCCTGTTCGGCGAGGTCACCGGAGATGCCCTTGGTCCGCAGCTCCTGTGCCAGCGCACGCCGGGAGAGTCCGCGGACGCTGTGCCGGGACTCCACCCAGGCCCGGGCGAAGGCCGCGTCGTCGATCAGCCCGACCTCCTCCAGCCGGGTCAGCACCTCCTCGGCGACCTCGTCCGGGATCTCCCGCTTGCGCAGGGCGTCGGCGAGCTGCTTGCGGCTCTTGGCCGCACCCGTGAGCAGCCGCAGGCAGATGTCCCGCGCCCGGCTCTCGGGATCGGCCGGCTCCTCGGTCCGGGCACCGCGGCCCGCTCCGCGACGGCCCGGAGCACGCTCCGCGCCGTCGTGCTCCCGGCCCCCGGGAGCGGCGGCCCTCCGGGTACGGCCGGACCGCCGCGCGGGAGGTTCGTCCGGGAACTCCGGAGCGAGGTCGGCCGCACCCCCGTGACCGGCCGACCCCGCTCCCTCGCCCCGGCCGTCCCGCTCGCTCCGGACGGCCGGGCCGCTCTCGGCCTCCAGCGCCGAGCGCCGTCGGCGCCGCCCCGCGGGCAGCTCGGAGGCCTGGACCAGCCCCAGCCCGTCCACGTCCGCCGGACGGGCCGCCGGACGCTTCACCGCGCGGGCCCGCTCCGGCGCGGGCTCCGGCGACCATGCCGGGTCCCAGACCGATTCCGCCCGGACCCGCCGCCGGGCCGGCGACTCGGCCCCTGGACCCGCGACAGCCGCGAACCAGTCCGGCGGCCCGTAGTCGTCGTCCTCTGCGGACTCCTCGGGGCCGACCGGCCCACTGTGCTGCGTCAACGACTCAGGCCTTGGCGGCCGCCGCCGTCGTCTTCTTCGCCGCTGCCGTCTTGGCGGCGGTCGCGGTGATCGGCTTGGCCGCGCCCTCGGCGCCACCCGCCGCCTCGCCCTCGGCCGGCTCCTCCACCTTCGGGCCGATGCCCAGCTTGCTCTTGAGCTTCCGCTCGATCTCGTCGGCCAGCTGCGGGTTGTCCCGCAGGAAGTTGCGGGCGTTCTCCTTGCCCTGGCCGAGCTGGTCGCCCTCGTAGGTGTACCAGGCGCCCGACTTGCGGATGAAGCCGTGCTCCACGCCCATGTCGATCAGGCCGCCCTCGCGGCTGATGCCCACGCCGTAGAGGATGTCGAACTCGGCCTGCTTGAACGGCGCGGCGACCTTGTTCTTGACGACCTTGACCCGGGTGCGGTTGCCGACCGCCTCGGTGCCGTCCTTCAGGGTCTCGATCCGGCGGATGTCCAGCCGGACCGAGGCGTAGAACTTCAGCGCCCGGCCACCGGTCGTGGTCTCCGGCGAGCCGAACATGACGCCGATCTTCTCGCGCAGCTGGTTGATGAAGACCGCGGTGGTGTTCGACTGGTTCAGCGCACCGGCGATCTTCCGCAGCGCCTGGCTCATCAGGCGGGCCTGCAGACCGACGTGGGAGTCGCCCATCTCGCCCTCGATCTCGGCCCGCGGCACGAGCGCCGCCACCGAGTCGATGATCACCAGGTCGATCGCGCCGGAGCGGATCAGCATGTCGGTGATCTCCAGCGCCTGCTCGCCGGTGTCCGGCTGGCTGACCAGCAGAGCGTCGGTGTCCACGCCGAGCTTCTTGGCGTACTCCGGGTCGAGCGCGTGCTCCGCGTCGACGAAGGCGACCGTGCCGCCGGCCTTCTGGGCGTTGGCCGCCAGGTGCAGCGTCAGCGTGGTCTTGCCGGAGGACTCGGGACCGTAGATCTCGACCACCCGGCCGCGCGGGATGCCGCCGACCCCGAGCGCGACGTCCAGGGCGGTGGAACCAGTGGAGATCACCTCGATCGGCTCGTTCGCCTTCTCGCCGAGGCGCATCACCGAGCCCTTGCCGAACTGGCGCTCGATCTGGGCGAGCGCCGTCTCAAGAGCCTTCTCGCGGTCCGTACCTGCCATGGCTTCCACCCTCGGGTTCTGTGCTGTGCGCTTCATCGTCCTCGACGCTAGCGCCTTCCACTGACAATCGGCCCCGACCGGGCTCTGCCTGGGGAAAACTCTGCGCCGGAGAGTACAAAGAACAAGTGTTCGAATCAAGCCGGAGCCGTTCGGACTACTTCCGCCCGGAGTCCCCGCCGACCATCCGCCGCAGCCGCCGGGCCGCCTCCCGGCGCAGCTCCCGGCGGTGCCGGCGCTGCTCGCCCCGGTCGATCCGCGGGTCCGTGGCCACCTCGTAGCGGCGCACGTACGTCCCGACGAAGCCCTGCAGGGTGGCCGCCGCCGGGATCGCGATCAGCGCGCCGACCGCGCCCAGCAGCGCCGCGCCCGCGATCACCGCGCCGAACGCCACCGCCGGGTGCACGTCGACCGTCCGCGCGGTGATCCGCGGATGCAGCAGGTAGTTCTCGATCTGCTGGTAGACCACCACGAAGGCCAGCACCCAGAGCGCGTCCACCGGCTGCGGGGTGGTGAGCGCCACCAGCACCGGCAGCGCCCCGGCGAGATAGGTGCCGATGGTCGGCACGAACTGCGACATGACGCCGACCCAGACCGCGAGCGCGGCCGCGTAGGGCAGGTCCAGCAGCGCGAACATCACCCAGTGCGCGAGGGCCGACACCACCGCGAGCAGGGCCCGCGAGTAGAGGTAGCCGCCGGTCTTGGCGAGGGCGATCTCCCAGGCCCGCAGCACCTCCGCCTGCTTGGCGGGCGGCAGCATCGAACAGACGGTCCGCCGCACCCGGGGCCCGTCGGCGGTGAAGTAGAAGGTGAAGAGGCCGACCGTGAAGGCCTGGAAGAGCCCGCCGATCAGGGTCGAGGAGACGCCCCAGACGTTGTCCGCGGCCTGCTGGGCGTAGTTCTCGATCGCGCCGGAGTCCTTGAGCAGCTTCTTCTGCAGCTCGTCCAGCGAGAGGTCCTGGTGGAAGGTGCGGTTGACCCAGTCGATCAGGTTGTCCAGCAGGTGGGGCAGGTCACCCGCGATCTTCGCGACCTGGTCGACCAGCAGGGTCCCGAGCGCGGTCAGGAATCCGGCCACGGCGATCGCCACCGCGACGAAGACCAGGAAGGTGCCGATGCCCCGGCGCACGCCGCGGGCCGCCATCCGGTCCACCGCCGGCTCCAGCGCCAGCGAGAGGAAGAACGAGACCAGCAGCATCACGAAGAGGTCGATCAGCTGGTGGAAGGCCCAGTCGGCGAGCTGGAACACCCCGACCAGGACCAGTGCGAGCACCATCGCCCGCGGCAGCCAGCGCGGCATGCCGGAACCCCAGAGACCGTCACCCGCGGTCCGGGGTCCGGTCGGCTCCTCGGGCGGGCCCGGCGGGGAGGCGGGCGGAGGGCCCGCGGCCTCGTCGGCGACCTGCGCCGACCTGTCCGGATTCGGCTGTTCTGCACTGCTTGCCACCCGCACAGTTTGACCCATGCCCGACGAACGTTCGAGCACTGCCGGAGGGTTCGCGGAGCGGAGCGGGGGCCGGTCGGGCCCGGTCCCCCGCGCGGGCCGGGGTCAGCGGAGCACGCCGGACACTCCCTGGGTCTCGCAGACGACCCGCCAAA comes from Streptomyces sp. TLI_053 and encodes:
- the rny gene encoding ribonuclease Y yields the protein MRIAVSAGSAASLAAAVLLVVLATAWLLVRRSRVARRRAAAAAERARQQTEQRADRLRAELDRREERLAGEFDRLRTREDELAQRSAALARASAEAGELLRRRAVELERTAGLSAAEARAELVREAESEARREAAVAVREIERAAREEGEQRARGILAGAIQRLAAEQTAETAVSVFRLPNEEMKGRVIGREGRNIRTFEAVTGVNLIIDDTPSVVQLSCFDPVRRETARLTLEHLVEDGRIHPLRIEHEHERSRVEVERRCVRAGEDALLAVRVGAMDPELVRTLGTLRYRASYGQNVLGHLVESAHLAGMMAAELGVDPEPVRRAALLHDIGKALTHEVEGSHAAIGADLARRFGESADVVHAIAAHHGEVEPRTVEAVLTQAADACSGARPGARKESLEAYVRRLERLEEIARAHDGVATVYAMQAGREVRVMVRPEVVDDLGAQVIAREVAKQVAEELTYPGQIRVTVVRESRATEVAR
- a CDS encoding regulatory protein RecX, translated to MTQHSGPVGPEESAEDDDYGPPDWFAAVAGPGAESPARRRVRAESVWDPAWSPEPAPERARAVKRPAARPADVDGLGLVQASELPAGRRRRRSALEAESGPAVRSERDGRGEGAGSAGHGGAADLAPEFPDEPPARRSGRTRRAAAPGGREHDGAERAPGRRGAGRGARTEEPADPESRARDICLRLLTGAAKSRKQLADALRKREIPDEVAEEVLTRLEEVGLIDDAAFARAWVESRHSVRGLSRRALAQELRTKGISGDLAEQALAQLDHDDEAEAARALVDRRLRATRGLERQTRTRRLVGLLARRGYSEGLAFRVVRDALDAEGAEDEDEYGDEGDGYED
- the recA gene encoding recombinase RecA, translated to MAGTDREKALETALAQIERQFGKGSVMRLGEKANEPIEVISTGSTALDVALGVGGIPRGRVVEIYGPESSGKTTLTLHLAANAQKAGGTVAFVDAEHALDPEYAKKLGVDTDALLVSQPDTGEQALEITDMLIRSGAIDLVIIDSVAALVPRAEIEGEMGDSHVGLQARLMSQALRKIAGALNQSNTTAVFINQLREKIGVMFGSPETTTGGRALKFYASVRLDIRRIETLKDGTEAVGNRTRVKVVKNKVAAPFKQAEFDILYGVGISREGGLIDMGVEHGFIRKSGAWYTYEGDQLGQGKENARNFLRDNPQLADEIERKLKSKLGIGPKVEEPAEGEAAGGAEGAAKPITATAAKTAAAKKTTAAAAKA
- a CDS encoding AI-2E family transporter, with translation MASSAEQPNPDRSAQVADEAAGPPPASPPGPPEEPTGPRTAGDGLWGSGMPRWLPRAMVLALVLVGVFQLADWAFHQLIDLFVMLLVSFFLSLALEPAVDRMAARGVRRGIGTFLVFVAVAIAVAGFLTALGTLLVDQVAKIAGDLPHLLDNLIDWVNRTFHQDLSLDELQKKLLKDSGAIENYAQQAADNVWGVSSTLIGGLFQAFTVGLFTFYFTADGPRVRRTVCSMLPPAKQAEVLRAWEIALAKTGGYLYSRALLAVVSALAHWVMFALLDLPYAAALAVWVGVMSQFVPTIGTYLAGALPVLVALTTPQPVDALWVLAFVVVYQQIENYLLHPRITARTVDVHPAVAFGAVIAGAALLGAVGALIAIPAAATLQGFVGTYVRRYEVATDPRIDRGEQRRHRRELRREAARRLRRMVGGDSGRK